TGAAAATGCAGATCAATAAGCCCCGGGATCGCATAACAGCCTTCGCCGTCCAGCTCTATCCCGTCCCCGGCACTTCCATTTTCCGCAAATCTGCCTTTCTCGATCCGGATCTCACCCTTTTCAAATCTCTTATCTTCTGTATATACTTTTACGTTTTTAAGGATCATAGCCTTCTCCTCCCCGACCTGTCTTCGTCGTCAAAAATCACTTCTCTGACACATTATAGTATATCCTGATCGTCTGCGCAATCATTTGGGTACACCCTTTCGCGCATTTTGGTACAGGGCAATCTGCAATTTAGGACGTAGCCTTTTTACATTTTGCTACGTCCTGAATGAAAAAAATCTTCCCATCTGCCGATGAAATTGTTATACTTAAAGACAGAAGTTTTTCTATAATTGTCTATGAAAAGAGGGAAAATGTATGATTATCTGTAAAGCAAAAGATTATTCTGAATTAAGCCGGAAAGCGGCAAACATCATCGCGTCTCAGATCCTGATGAAGCCCAACTGTGTCCTGGGTCTTGCCACAGGCTCTTCTCCGGTAGGCACCTACAAGGAGCTGATCCAGTGGTATGAGCGGGGAGATCTGGATTTCTCCGGGATCACCAGTATCAATCTGGACGAGTACCGCGGCTTAAGCGGGGACAACGATCAGAGCTACCGGTATTTTATGAACACCAATCTTTTTGACCATGTAAATATCGACAAAGCTCGCACCAATGTGCCGGACGGACTGGAACCGGACGCTGCCAAAGCCTGCAGCGATTATGACCAGATCATCGAAAATGCCGGCGGTATCGACCTGCAGCTCCTGGGCCTTGGCCATAACGGACATATCGGCTTCAACGAGCCGGCAGACGCATTCGCCTGCGGCACTCAGTGTGTGGATCTGACGGAAAGCACCATCAATGCCAACAAGCGTTTCTTCGCTTCTGAAGACGATGTTCCGCGCCAGGCCTATACCATGGGTATCGGAAGCATTATGAAAGCAAGAAAGATCCTGGTAGTGGTCAGCGGCGAAGACAAGGCCGAGATCTTGAAGAAGGTTGTCTGCGGACCCATCACCCCACAGGTACCGGCTTCTGTCCTGCAGCTCCATCCAGATGTAACCATCGTGGCAGATGAAGCAGCTCTCTCAAAAATGTAAATATAGGTTTGTCGTGTACTTTGTCGAGAGGCGGGGACGGTTGATTGCTCCGAGGCTGACGCTTAACCTCCGCAATCATCCGGCCCCCGCCTAATCGCCAACTGTCCCGACAAAGGCCTGATAAATGTTAGTCGGCCTGCGGCCGAAAAAAAGACAGACAGAGCTTTGTGGATGTTCTGACAGAACTAGAATACACAGAAAACGGAGTCAGCCCCTGCAGCAAATCCGTATTGGAGCGTTAGAATCCGTTACAGAAGAACACAGAAGATCTCATGGGAAGATTTGACTTCCAGTCAAATCTGAAAAGAGCCTGAGCAGGGAAATCATCAGATTTCCCTGCGAATTGCTCTGGTCATGAAATCTTCTGTGTTTTGATGTTAAGGATTCTTCGCGAACAGTTTCAGATTCGCTGCAGAGGCTGACTCCGTTTTCGTGCGTTTGATCACTGTCGTATCATCCCTACAAACCTATATTTCTACATCTCA
This window of the Massilistercora timonensis genome carries:
- the nagB gene encoding glucosamine-6-phosphate deaminase; this encodes MIICKAKDYSELSRKAANIIASQILMKPNCVLGLATGSSPVGTYKELIQWYERGDLDFSGITSINLDEYRGLSGDNDQSYRYFMNTNLFDHVNIDKARTNVPDGLEPDAAKACSDYDQIIENAGGIDLQLLGLGHNGHIGFNEPADAFACGTQCVDLTESTINANKRFFASEDDVPRQAYTMGIGSIMKARKILVVVSGEDKAEILKKVVCGPITPQVPASVLQLHPDVTIVADEAALSKM